Within the Ruficoccus amylovorans genome, the region GGCGGGAGCGGGCCGACTTCACTTTTACGCTCGTGGCCACGCAGGCCGGCGAACTGGTGGACCGGCGCGGACTGGTTTTCGGCGGCGGCCCGCGCAAGGGCCAGCAGGAGGAGAGCTTTATCCAGCGCGTGGCGCACATCAAGCGCCTGCGCGCCGACATCGAGCGCGACAACGAGACCCTGACCCAGCTCAACGAGCGGGCCATGCAGCTCCAGGCCGACATGGACGCCGCCGACCAGGCGGTGGAGGACAACCGCAAGCGCGAGAACGAGATCCGACAGGAGCTTTCCAGCCTCAAGGCCGAGCTTCGCGCCGCCGAGCAGTCGCTCAACGAAAACGCCAGCGCCGTCAACCGCCAGCAGAAACAACTCGAAGAACTGGAGGCCAACCGCGAGGACGCCGAAAAGCGTTTGGCCGATGGCCGGGCCAGCCTCGAAGGGGCCGAAACCGCCCTGACCGAGCAGCGCGACAAGATCACCCAGACCGAGAGCGACCTTCAGCACATGCGCGCCGAGCGCGATGCGCATCAGGAGGGCCTGGCCGAAGTCCGCCTCGAACTGGCCGAAAAGCGCCAGCGGCTGGAGTTGCTCGACCGCGGCCTGACCGAAGCCCGTTCGCAGGCCCGGCAACTGGACGAGCGTCTTTTACGTCGCCGTCAGGAGGCCGACACGCTGCGCGTGCAGGTCGAGGAGCTGCGCCGCGATTCGGAGGTGCAGCGCGCCCGCGCCAACGAGATCGAAAAGACCCTTTCCGTCACCGCCGAGACCCTGCAGGCCAAGCGCGAGGCGCTCAACACGGTCGAGGCCGCCATCCGCGAGGCCGAGAACGAACTTGGCGGTGAGCGCACCGAGTTGCGCGAGAAGGAGACCGCCCTCAACGGTTGCGAAGTCAAGCTGGCCGAGGAGCGTTCGCAGACGAACTTTCTGGCCGAAAAGGTCCGCACCGAGTATGAGCGCGAGATCATGTACATCGACTGGAAGGCCGAACTGTGGGCCGCCGACGAGAAATTCGAGACCCGGCTCAAGCTCGACGACATCGACGAGGACGAGGGCCTCATCGCCAAGAGCAAGGGTGAGCGCGGCGAGCCGACGGCGGAGGACTTCGCCGCCATGGACGATACCGACTGGCCCGTGGTCGAGGCCGAGATCCGCGACTTGCGCAACCGCATCCACTCGCTGGGCGCGGTCAACCTCGTGGCCATCGAGGAGTACGCCGAGCTCAAGGAGCGCTACGACTTCCTCAACTCCCAGAGCGAAGACCTCTGGAAGTCCAAGGAGGAACTGCTCAAGGCCATCGACGAGATCAACGCGACCTCGCAAAAGATGTTCTCGGAGACCTTCGAGCAGATCCGCAAAAACTTTAAGTTCACCTTCGAAAAACTCTTCGGCGGCGGTGTGGCCGACCTCGCGCTGATCGAGGCCGAGGACATCCTCGACTCCGGCATCGAAATCACCGCCCGCCCGCCCGGCACCAAGCTCAAGACGCTCTCGCTCCTCTCCGGGGGGCAGCGCACCATGACCGCCGTGGGCCTGCTCTTTGCGATCTACATGGTCAAGCCCAGCCCCTTCGCCGTGCTCGACGAGCTGGACGCCCCGCTCGACGACGCCAACATCGGGCGCTTTGTCGGCATCCTGAAGCAGTTCACGAAGTACTCGCAGTTTCTCGTGGTCACGCACAGCAAGCGCACGGTCTCCGCCGCCGACTCGATCTACGGCGTCACCATGCAGGAGCGCGGTGTCACCCGTCTGGTCTCGATGCGCTTCAACTCGGACACCGAGGAGGCCATCGAAGTCGAAGAGGGCGGCTCAGGCGTTTAGAGCGGTTTAAATAAAGTCGTAGCCCCACAAAAAGGCCGAATGGCTAAATAGTTAAATGGCTAATTGTTGTTTTCTACGTTCCGCATCCAACAATTAACAATTGGCCATTTAACCATTTAACGATGGTGGCTACAGTATTTCTTAAACCGCTCTAGTGTGGTGAGTCTAAAGTTTTCGTCATAATAATATTGATATTTTCTATGATTACGTCATTTATTTATTAATGACACGTCCAGGCCGTCCGGCCACGCCCATAACCTTGTCTTTAGAAGAGCAATCGGCCCTTGAAGGGCTGGTTCGTAAGCGTAATGCACCGGCGCAGGAGGTTCAGCGAGCCAAGATGGTCTTGCTGGCTTCGCAGGGGCTGAGCAACCGGAGCATTGCCGCGGAGTTGTCCGTCAAGGCGCACACGGTGGGTTACTGGCGCAATCGTTTTGCCGCCGGGCGGTTGCCCTCATTGAGCGAAGCGCCGCGCAGTGGCCGCCCCCGTACGATTAGCGATGAGCAGGTGGCCGAAGTGGTGCGTCTGACTTTGGAGCAAAAGCCGGAGTGTTCCACCCACTGGAGCACCCGAACGATGGCTCAGCGCATGGGCCTGTCCCAAACGAGGATCAGCAACATCTGGCGTGCCTTTCAGTTGCAACCGCATCGCACTGAGAGCTTCACGCTCTCGAAGGACCCTTACTTCGTGGACAAGGTGCGCGACGTGGTGGGCCTGTACATGAGCCCGCCGGACAACGCCCTGGTCTTTTGCGTGGATGAAAAGAGCCAGATACAGGCCCTGGAGCGCAGCCAGCCGGTTCTGCCTCTGCGTCCGGGCGCGCCCGAGCGGCAGACCCACGATTATTACCGCCATGGCACCACCTCGCTCTTTGCCGCTCTTGACGTGGCTACCGGAGAGGTCATCAGCAGCCTCAAGCCACGTCATCGCAGCCGCGAGTTCCTCA harbors:
- a CDS encoding IS630 family transposase produces the protein MTRPGRPATPITLSLEEQSALEGLVRKRNAPAQEVQRAKMVLLASQGLSNRSIAAELSVKAHTVGYWRNRFAAGRLPSLSEAPRSGRPRTISDEQVAEVVRLTLEQKPECSTHWSTRTMAQRMGLSQTRISNIWRAFQLQPHRTESFTLSKDPYFVDKVRDVVGLYMSPPDNALVFCVDEKSQIQALERSQPVLPLRPGAPERQTHDYYRHGTTSLFAALDVATGEVISSLKPRHRSREFLSFLRQIERTVPEGLDIHIVLDNYATHKTDTVNQWLSKRPHWHLHFIPTHSSWLNQVERFFALITTRAIRRGSFAALEQLKQAINDYIDLHNQNPKPFVWTASADAILGKVAQLCRKL